The Sulfurimonas sp. HSL-1716 sequence GATCATAGCGAGTTCAATCTGTACAGTATTGCCGAAGAATTAAGCGAGTTCAAACCTATACTCGTTATGCAATCGGTCGTGAACAAAGATCTGTTGGACAAGACTTTTGAAAAACATCGTCCCGATATCATTATACATGCAGCAGCGTATAAGCATGTGCCTTTGGTCGAAGACAATATATCCGAAGCCATTATCAATAATGTTGTCGGAACAAAGAATGCAATCGATTGTGCCATAAAGCACAAAGTAAAAAAATTCGTACTTATATCCACAGATAAAGCCGTGCGTCCTACAAACGTCATGGGCACGACCAAAAGGATATGCGAGCTGTATGCACAAAATGCGAATGCGACATCTTCGGATAATAGAGATCAAAACAGTACAGAGATCGTGGCGGTCAGATTTGGAAACGTTCTTGGAAGCAGCGGAAGCGTGATACCGAAATTTAAAGCCCAAATAGAAAACGGCGGTCCGGTCACGGTCACGCATCCTGATATAACTAGATATTTTATGCTGATACCAGAAGCATGCGAACTTGTACTTCAAGCCGGAGCCATAGGCAGCGGCGGAGAGATATTCATACTTGATATGGGTGATCCCGTGAAGATCACGGACTTGGCAAAACGAATGATCACATTGTCGGGCAATAATGACATTAAGATAGAGTTCAGCGGACTAAGGGCGGGAGAAAAACTGTATGAAGAACTGCTCATCGACGACAGCGATGCAAAAACGCAGTATGAATCTATAACCGTTGCAGGAAAGACACACTATGATATAGAAAAATTAAATCAAGATATTCATGAACTGCTTGATACTCAGGACAAGCTCAAAAAGCTCAAAGAGATAGTGCCGGAATTTAATCATAAATCATGACAAAATGCAATAAATTTTGAAAAATATTTATTTTTGTTCTATAGTGTTCTTATCTCAAAAAAAGGAAAGAAAATGAAAGTTTTCGTCATAGTGGCTATTTTAGCCGGTTTGTTGTTTGGTGCGGTCGATATAAATACGGCAGGTAAAGATGAGCTGATGAGTTTAAAAGGGATAGGTATAAAAAAAGCCGATGCTATTTTAAAATATAGAAAGACGCATTGTTTTAAGAGTATCGAAGATCTGACAATAGTTAAAGGTATCGGACCAAAATTTATCGAAAAGAACAAAAAAGCGCTGAGTGCTTCAGTGTGTAAGAACTAAATCATATCTGAGATGCTATAATTACGTCACTTATAGCAAAGAGATACAGATATGATTTTAATGATTGACAATTATGATAGTTTTACCTATAACATAGTCCAGTATTGTCTGGAGCTCGGGGCAGATTTGAAAGTCATAAGAAACGATGAACTTACTTTGGAGGAGATCAAAGCCCTAAAACCTGAGAAGATCATTGTCTCTCCTGGTCCGGCAACCCCCGATGATGCTGGGATAACTCTGGAAGTTATAGATTATTTCAAAGACAAGCTTCCTATTCTGGGCATATGTTTGGGCCATCAAAGTATTGCACAGGTCTACGGAGCGAATGTGGTGCGTGCAAAAAATATGATGCATGGAAAAACATCGATTATGCAGCAGTCGGCTGAATGCGATATATTTAAAAAGATTCCGGAGCAGTTTCGTGCGACAAGGTATCATTCATTGATTGTTGAAAAAGACTCTCTTCCAAACGTGATCGAACCGACGGCGTATAGCATGGATGATGATGAGATCATGGCCCTTCGTATTAAAGATAAACCGATTTTCGGTGTACAGTTTCATCCTGAATCCATAATGAGCGAATTTGGTTACGAGATAATAGGAAACTTCTTAAAATTATGAAGAAATATCTCATCTTATTCCTAATTTTAGGATTAGATGCTCTTTTTTTATTATATGAAACTTCGCAGCTGTCGATAGGCTATAGTGAAGTTACTCTGCTTAACGGCGGTTTCTCTGTATTAAAGTATATAGAAGAGTTTTCTTTAGCGACATTTGGACAAAATGATGTAGCTCTTAGATTGCCGATGATATTGCTGCATCTCTCAAGTGCACTTCTGCTTTTTCACTTTTCCAAGAAATATCTAAAATATGATAGAGACAGATTATGGCTGCTGGTCGTATTCATACTTCTTCCGGGTGTTTTAAGCTCTTCTATAGTGGTAAACAGTGCCGGTCTTGTTATTTTTTCACTGTTTTTGTATTTAAACCTTTATAGCATAAATCCATATTTTAAGTATTTATTATTAGTACCTATCTGGTTTGTAAGCCCGAGTATAATATTTTTGTATTTAGGGTTGATGTTTTATGCGATAAAGGAGAAAAACTATCGGTTTGCGCTCCTTAATCTTTTTCTTTTTTCTTCATCCTTATATGTTAACGGCTTTGATACGACCGGCCTTCCTAAAGGGCATTTTTTAGATACGCTTGCTATCTATTCCGCTATTTTTACCCCGATAGTATTTGTGTATATATTTTATATTTTATATAGAAGATATGTAACTTCAAGAGAAGATATTCTCTGGTATATATCGTCTACGGCTTTTATGATCTCTTTATTACTATCTTTTAGGCAAAGACTTCATCTGGAAAACTTTGCTCCATATATTTTGCTGGCTTTACCGATAGCGGCACAAACATTTTATCATTCGTACAGGGTAAGACTCAAACAATTTAGAGGAACATACAAGACGATATTCATAATTTCACTTCTGTTTTTATCATTGAACGCTACGATGGTATTATTTAATAAATATATTTACTGCTTTTTAGATGATCCGCAAGAGCATTTTGCATATGATATGCATATCGCAAAAGATCTGGCAGAAAAATTAAAGGAAAAAAATATTGCCTGCGTGAATGCAAACAATAAAAAACTGCAATTAAGATTGAAGTTTTATGAGATAGGTTATTGTCAAGGTAATACACTCTCAAAAATCAAACATAAAGACTCGATTAATGTAACTATAAGTTACAAAGGCTGTAAAGTATACAAAACTTATGTTACAAAAATTAACAAATAAAACTATAAATACTACTAAGAATTATAAATACAACGTATCAAAAAGATAATTTATGCTACAATCATCCCCAAATATTCAACTATAAGTAAGGAGTTGCAATGGCTCAAAGAGCGATTCGTGAATACGACGGTAAAGCAATTTTCTCGAAACACTGGGAAAAGTATTTCAGCGGGTTTCACTACGGATTTAAATCTGTACTGGTGACCAGCGGTGCTGAATTAAAAGCAAAAGCTGAGGAGCATGGTTTTGAATGGCTAAAACAAGAACCTCTTGTAGCAAAACCGGATATGCTTTTCGGTAAGCGTGGTAAAAATGATCTTGTTCTATTTAAAACAAACAAACCTGGTGACGTAACATTAGCCGATGCCGCTGCATGGATAGATGAAAAAATGTCTCACACGACTACACTGCTTTCAGGGCAACATGGACAGTTGACTCATTTTATAGTTGAGCCTTTCACTCCTCACTCACAAGAGCAAGAATACTACATCTCTGCAACAACTGTCGGTGAAGACGATGTACTTTATATGTCAGCAGAAGGCGGTATGGAAGTAGAAGAAGGCTGGGATGAAAAAGTAAATGAAGTACATATCCCGATCAATATGAGCGATGGCGATATCGAGCATGCAGTAAAAGCTAATATCCCTTCAGATATTCCTGAAGCGAATAAAGCGACTTTTGCATCATTTGCAATACAGTTCTTTAAATTTTACAGAGATTTGAACTTTGCGTACTTAGAGATCAACCCGATCGTTATGCTGGATAATAACGAAATGGCTATTTTGGACCTAGTGGCTCGTCTGGACGATACTGCAGGCTTTATGATGAGAGATTCTTGGGGTGCGATAGAGTTCCCGACGGCGTTTGGCATGGAAGACCAATCTCCTGAAGAAAAAGCGATTGCAGAAGCAGATGCGAAATCCGGTGCTTCACTTAAACTTACTATTCTTAACCCTATGGGAAGAATCTGGACTATGGTTGCAGGCGGTGGCGCTTCGGTCGTTTACGCCGATACTATTGCTGACCTTTCGGGTAATGTTTCAGACCTTGCGAACTACGGTGAATATTCAGGCGGTCCGACTACGGGTGAAACAAAATTCTATGCAGATACTCTTTTTGATCTTATGACTCGTCATAAAGATGCAAAAGGCCGTGATAAGATCCTGATCATCGGTGGAGCTATCGCAAACTTTACTGATGTCGCAAAAACATTTACCGGTATCATCCAGTCGTTTGAAGAATATGCAGAAAAATTAAAAGCGCATAATACTCGTATTTACGTACGCCGCGGCGGACCTAACTATGAAAAAGGTCTTAAAGACATTAAAGAAGCAGCAGACCGTTTAGGCCTGTACATAGAAGTTTACGGACCGGAAACTCACGTTACCGATATCGTTCGTATGGCTTTAGAGAAGTAAGGAGATATTATGGGTGCATTATTTACTAAAGATACACAAGCAATTTTTTGGAATAACAATAAAAGCGCGATTCAGCGTATGCTTGATTATGATTATACTATTTCTCGCGAGAAGCCGTCGGTCGCAGCTATCGTAGCTCCGACGTCAAACAATAAATTTGAGAAATTTTTCTATGGACCGGATGAAATAATGGTTCCGGTTTTCCGTTCTACAGGCGAAGCGGCACAAGCTTTTCCAAAAGCTGACGTACTTCTAAACTTTGCATCGTTTAGAACTGCTTATGACGTAACGATGGAAGCGATCGCTATCAAAGGGCAGTTTAAAACTGTTATGGTTACTGCAGAGGGTATCCCTGAGAGACTTGCAAGAAAGATGAACCAATCAGCTCGCGATGCAGGCGTTACGGTTATCGGGCCTGCTACTGTCGGTGGTATCGCTCCGGGTGCGTTTAAGATTGCAAACGTCGGAGGAACTATTGAAAATATTGTAAACTCTAAACTTCACCGTGCAGGTTCTTGTGGTCTTGTGACTCGCTCGGGTGGTTTGTTTAACGAACTTTCAAACATAATCGCTATCAATGCGGACGGTATTGCAGAGGGTGTTGCGATCGGCGGTGACAGATTTGTCGGTTCGGTCTTCATTGATAATCTTTTACGTATGGAAGGTAATCCTGAAGTAAAATATATGATCTTACTTGGCGAAGTAGGCGGTACTGAAGAGTACAAAGTTATTGAAGCTGTAAAATCAGGAAAGATCAAGAAGCCGATCATTGCATGGTGTATCGGTACGATTGCCAAACATTTCAGTTCTGGCGTTCAGTTCGGTCATGCGGGTGCTAGTGCGAATGCCGATGCTGAAACGGCAGCCGCTAAAAATAAAGCGATGGCTGAAGCCGGTATCTTTGTTCCTGAATCTTTCAACGATCTTCCGGCGAAAATCAACGAGGTATATACTAAATTGAAAGCAGACGGAGTAATCACAGATATTGTAGAACCTGAGTTAAAAGTAGTTCCGACGGTACGTCGTGCAAAAGAGTTTATCTGTACGATCAGTGATGATCGCGGTGACGAAGCGACTTATGCCGGATTCCCGATCTCTTCGGTCGCAACTCCTGAAACAGGATTCGGTATAGGTGATGTTATATCACTTCTATGGTTCAAAAAACGTTATCCGAAATGGGCTACGGAATATATTGAAACCGTTATCAAAACCGTTGCAGATCATGGTCCTGCGGTTTCGGGCGCTCATAATGCCAAAGTTACGGCTCGTGCGGGTAAAGATGTGATCTCTTCTCTTGTTACAGGTCTTTTAACGATCGGCCCGCGTTTCGGCGGAGCGATCGACGATGCTGCGCGTTACTTTAAATATGCGAACGACAACGGGATGAGTCCTGCCGAATTTATCAACTATATGAAAAAAGAGGGTAAAACAATTTCGGGTATCGGACACCGTATTAAATCGGTTCGTAATCCGGATCTACGTGTAAGCGGACTTAAAAAATTTGCTGCTGAAAACTTCCCGGCGACTCCGCTGCTTGACTTTGCACTCGAAGTTGAAAAGCTTACTACAAGTAAAAAAGATAACCTTATCTTGAACGTTGACGGTACTATCGGTATCTTAATGGTAGATATGTGGCGTGCACTTGGCTATGCGGAAGATGAGATCGACGGTTTCATCGATGCAGGTGCGTTAAATGCATTCTTCGTGGTCGGCCGTTCGATCGGCTTCATCGGTCATGTCCTTGATGAAAAACGTCTTGGAATGCCGATGTATCGCCATCCGATGGATGACATCCTTTACAGCGTTGAAAAAGCAGAAGAGCTTTAAGCTCTTCTGTCCTCTTCGGCTTATATCCAAGCCGTTTTCTTGCTCTTTTTTACTTTTTTATTTTTCTAATTTACTTTATATCACTTTTTCGTTACAATGGAAGCATAATAATTTTATGTAAAGAAAAAAAATGAAAAGATCAGCTTTTACAATGTTGGAACTTGTTTTTGTAATTGTTGTAATCGGGATTCTTGCTGCTATTTTTATCCCAAAATTTGCCCAAAACAAATTATCTGAAGCAGCGAATCAGGTGATCTCACATATACGATATACACAGCATCTGGCATTGATGGATGATAAATATGATGCTAATGATGCGCATTGGTATCAAAAAAGATGGCAGATATTCTTTGCCAAGACTGGTGGAAGCGGTAATAAATGGGCATATACGATATATAGCGATAGTAATAATTATGATGGAGTTCCAAATCCTACGGAGATAGCTTTAAATCCGTTAGATAAGACAAAAAGATTAACGGGTGGCTATAGCGTAGGTACCGTTGCTTACGGTGATAGTGATGCAAGCGATAAATTGAATTTAGGAAATGAATACGGCATTACAAATATCACTTTTTCAAGCAACTGCAGCGGAAGCGGCTTAAGAATATCGTTTGATCATTTGGGTCGACCGATGTATGACGGCCCTCATAAGCTGGATGCGCCTTACACAGATGGGGGAGCCTCAAAGCTAATTCAAAAAGATGCAGGCGGAAATCCTTGTATCATTACATTAACGAGATCGTCTGAATCAACACAAATAGCTATAGAGCCTGAAACGGGTTATGTCCATATCCAGTAGTTTTTCTAATTTAATAGATTTTTAAGAATATTTTCCCTATAATTCCCGTCCACAAAACAAGCGAAGCGCTTTTCGCGAAGCGGAAATGTTTCTGAAGAGAGCATAGCGAGCGAAAAAAATGGAATAGCTGATTTTCGAGTTGAGGATCAGGGAGATTTGTTTTGAGATCATTGAAAACTAAGCAAGTAGACGACGGGGACGGCTAACGAGAGTTAGGGTTGTCGGAAGTTTACTTAAAGATAACTATAACATAACCGTCTATTTAATACTATTTATTAAATGGATACTTTTTAAAAAATAAAGCCAATGATTTTTATCTTGGGCTTTGGTTCAAATAATTCAATTATGGAGAGTTTGATCCTGGCTCAGAGTGAACGCTGGCGGCGTGCTTAACACATGCAAGTCGAACGATGAATAAGAGCTTGCTCTTAGGATTAGTGGCGCACGGGTGAGTAATATATAGTTAATGTGCCCCAAAGACCGGGATAGCCACTGGAAACGGTGATTAATACTGGATACACCTTTTAAGCAGAAGCTTAAACGGGAAATGTTTTTTCGCTTTGGGATCAGACTATATCCTATCAGCTAGTTGGTGAGGTAAGGGCTCACCAAGGCAATGACGGGTAGCGGGTTTGAGAGGATGATCCGCCACACTGGTACTGAGACACGGACCAGACTCCTACGGGAGGCAGCAGTGAGGAATATTGCACAATGGGGGGAACCCTGATGCAGCAACGCCGCGTGGAGGATGACGCATTTCGGTGTGTAAACTCCTTTTATGAGTCAAGATAATGACGGTAGCTCATGAATAAGCACCGGCTAACTCCGTGCCAGCAGCCGCGGTAATACGGAGGGTGCAAGCGTTACTCGGAATCACTGGGCGTAAAGGACGCGTAGGCGGGTTGTCAAGTCAGGTGTGAAATCCTACAGCTTAACTGTAGAACTGCACTTGAAACTGGGAGCCTAGAGTATGGGAGGGGGAGATGGAATTAGTGGTGTAGGGGTAAAATCCGTAGATATCACTAGGAATACCGAAAGCGAAGGCGATCTCCTGGAACATAACTGACGCTAAGGCGTGAAAGCGTGGGGAGCAAACAGGATTAGATACCCTGGTAGTCCACGCCCTAAACGATGTTCACTAGTCGTCGGGATGCTTGTCATCTCGGTGATGCACCAAACGGATTAAGTGAACCGCCTGGGGAGTACGGTCGCAAGATTAAAACTCAAAGGAATAGACGGGGACCCGCACAAGTGGTGGAGCATGTGGTTTAATTCGAAGATACGCGAAGAACCTTACCTGGCCTTGACATTGATAGAATACTGTAGAGATACGGTAGTGCCTTTCGGGGAACTTGAAAACAGGTGCTGCACGGCTGTCGTCAGCTCGTGTCGTGAGATGTTGGGTTAAGTCCCGCAACGAGCGCAACCCTCGTCGTTAGTTGCTAACAGTTTGGCTGAGCACTCTAACGAGACTGCCTTCGTAAGGAGGAGGAAGGTGAGGACGACGTCAAGTCATCATGGCCCTTACGGCCAGGGCTACACACGTGCTACAATGGGGCGTACAGAGAGTTGCGATACCGCGAGGTGGAGCCAATCTCTTAAAGCGTCTCTCAGTTCGGATTGTTCTCTGCAACTCGAGAGCATGAAGCTGGAATCACTAGTAATCGTAGATCAGCATTGCTACGGTGAATACGTTCCCGGGTCTTGTACTCACCGCCCGTCACACCATGGGAGTTGATTTCACCCGAAATCGGGAAGCTAACCTTCGGGGGGCTACCGCTTACGGTGGAATTAGCGACTGGGGTGAAGTCGTAACAAGGTAACCGTAGGAGAACCTGCGGTTGGATCACCTCCTTTCTAGAGTAAAGAGATATCATTCGTTTGATATGCTCAATATAAAGAAAATCTCACACGAGAAAAAAATGTTAGTTGTTCAGTTGTCTGCTTGCTTAGTTTTCAGTGATCTATGTTATTTCACATATCGACCGATTATTCTCGGGCCTATAGCTCAGCTGGTTAGAGTGCACCCCTGATAAGGGTGAGGTCAGAGGTTCAAGTCCTCTTAGGCCCACCATTTTTGAGTTATAGTACTTGAAAAATGAAGAAGAGAATAAAGAAGTTTAACACCAGACCTACAGAGGTAGGTTTAGTGTTAGACTTTAAAAGTCTAAGAAGAGTTCATTAAATTAATATTGTCAAAGTCAACTAAAGTAAAGAATAAACAAGGTTTATTTTTGAAATAACAACTACAACAGATCGCTGTCTTATGTTAAGTAAGGCAGTGAGCGCAAATTAGAATAGTACGCCAAAGGAAGTAATTCCTTAGGCTGCGCTAACGCTAAGTTCTCTTCGACAGAGAGTCCAATCGCACTAGTGCGATGAGCTTACTGCTGAAGTAAACCCAGTGTTAACGTAGGTATTCGGACTTTGTTCGGATAACGTATCATATAAAAAAAAGATATTAAGGGCCATAGGTGGATGCCTTGGCTGGTAGAGGCGATGAAAGACGTACTAGGCTGCGAAAAGCCTCGGGGAGCTGCCAAGAAGCTTTGATCCGGGGATTTCTGAATGGGGCAACCCGGCATGGCGCGAGTCATGTCACCCTACGGGGGGCGAACGAAGGGAAGTGAAACATCTCAGTACCTTCAGGAAGAGAAATCAAACGAGATTCCCAAAGTAGCGGCGAGCGAAATGGGATTAGGACAAACCTGGTGCTTGCACTAGGGGTTGCGGACTGCATACGGTATTTGAGTCGATAGATGAGCCATTTGGAAAGATGGGCCATAGAGGGTGATAGCCCCATAATCGAAATCGACGATAAGCCAGCAGGATCCAGAGTAGGTCGGGACACGTGTTATCTTGACTGAAGCCGGGGGACCACCCTCCAATCCTAAATACTACTACCAGACCGATAGTGAACCAGTACCGTGAGGGAAAGGTGAAAAGAACTGCGGTGAGCAGAGTGAAATAGAACCTGAAACCTATGGCTTACAATCATTCGGAGCACTATTATATAAGTGTGACGGACTGCCTTTTGCATAATGAGCCTGCGAGTTGTGGTATCTGGCGAGGTTAAGCGAACGCGAAGCCGTAGCGAAAGCGAGTCTTAATAGGGCGACATAGTCAGATGCTGCAGACCCGAAACTGAGTGATCTATCCATGAGCAGGTTGAAGCTGGTGTAAGAGCCAGTGGAGGACCGAACCCATTGACGTTGAAAAGTCTCGGGATGACTTGTGGATAGGGGTGAAAGGCCAATCAAACTCAGTGATAGCTGGTTCTCTCCGAAATATATTTAGGTATAGCCTCGAGCATTAGCATACAGGGGTAGAGCACTGACAGGGCTAGGGCTGCCTACCGCGGTACCAAACCCTATCAAACTCCGAATACTGTATGTGCAACCTCGGGAGTCAGGCGGTGGGTGATAAAATCAATCGTCAAGAGGGGAACAACCCAGACTAGCAGCTAAGGTCCCAAAGTTACATCTGAGTGGAAAAGGATGTGGAGTTGCTGTGACAACCAGGAGGTTGGCTTAGAAGCAGCCATCCTTTAAAGAAAGCGTAACAGCTCACTGGTCTAGCGATTCTGCGCCGAAAATATAACGGGGCTAAGATGTACACCGAAGCTCTAGATTCATAGTTTACTATGAGTGGTAGGAGAGCGTTCCAAACAGCGTAGAAGCCATACCGGCAAGGAGTGGTGGAGCGTTTGGAAGTGAGCATGCAGGCATGAGTAGCGATAAAAGGGATGAGAATTCCCTTCGCCGTAAACCCAAGGTTTCCTACGCGATGCTCGTCATCGTAGGTTAGTCGGGACCTAAGTCGAGTCCGAAAGGGGTAGACGATGGCAAATCGGTTAATATTCCGATACCGACGGTTGTTCATTTGAGTGATGGGGGGACGCATAGAGTTAAACGAGGTCACTGATGGAATAGTGGCTCGAAGGGTGTAGGATGATAAGCAGGCAAATCCGCTTATCGCGAATCCGAGACCTGACAGGCAATCCAATCTCTTCGGAGAGCGGGTTGAATCGTTGATACTGTCGTGCCGAGAAAAGCCTCTAAGCGAGAACAGCCGTTGCCCGTACCGTAAACCGACACAGGTGGGTGAGATGAGTATTCTAAGGCGCGTGGAAGAACCCTGGTTAAGGAACTCTGCAAACTAGCACCGTATCTTCGGTATAAGGTGTGCCTTAATCGTTAGGAGATTTACTCTCCAAAGCGATCAAAGGCCGCAGCAAAGTGTCCCTCCCGACTGTTTACCAAAAACACAGCACTCTGCTAACTCGTAAGAGGATGTATAGGGTGTGACGCCTGCCCGGTGCTTGAATGTTAAAAGGATTTGTTAGCTCTGCGAAGCATTGAATTGAAGCACAAGTAAACGGCGGCCGTAACTATAACGGTCCTAAGGTAGCGAAATTCCTTGTCGGTTAAATACCGACCTGCATGAATGGCGTAACGAGATGGGAGCTGTCTCAACCAGGGATCCAGTGAAATTGTAGTGGAGGTGAAAATTCCTCCTACCCGCGGAAAGACGGAAAGACCCCGTGCACCTTTACTATAGCTTGACATTGCTATTGGGATATCCATGTGCAGGATAGGTGGGAGCCGTTGATGTAGAAACGCCAGTTTTTACGGAGGCATCCTTGAGATACCACCCTTGGATATTCTGATAGCTAACTTGGTACGATTATCTCGTGCGAGGACAATGTCTGGTGGGTAGTTTGACTGGGGCGGTCGCCTCCTAAAAAGTAACGGAGGCTTACAAAGTTCGGCTCAGAAGGGTTGGAAATCCTTCGTAGAGTATAATGGCATAAGCCGGACTGACTGTGAGACAAACACGTCGAGCAGAGTCGAAAGACGGTCATAGTGATCCGGTGGTTCTGAGTGGAAGGGCCATCGCTCAAAGGATAAAAGGTACGCCGGGGATAACAGGCTGATCTCCCCCAAGAGCTCACATCGGGGAGGTTTGGCACCTCGATGTCGGCTCATCGCATCCTGGGGCTGGAGCAGGTCCCAAGGGTATGGCTGTTCGCCATTTAAAGCGGTACGCGAGCTGGGTTCAGAACGTCGTGAGACAGTTCGGTCCCTATCTTCCGTGGGCGTAGGAAAGTTGAGGAGAGCTGACCCTAGTACGAGAGGACCGGGTTGGACGTGCCACTGGTGCACCAGTTGTTCTGCCAAGAGCATCGCTGGGTAGCTACGCACGGATGTGATAACCGCTGAAAGCATCTAAGCGGGAAGCCAACTCCAAGATGAACTTTCCCTGAAGTACGCTTGAAGACTACAAGCTTGATAGGCTGGATGTGTACGCAGAGTAATCTGTTTAGCTGACCAGTACTAATAGTACGTTCGTCTTTTTTTTAGCTCACTGCCTTACTTAGTATAAGCAAAGCGGTCTGTTGTTGTAAATGTTGACTTTGATAATAAACTCCTCAAGTCCAAGCAGTTGGATATAAGCGCATCCCGGTGCTTTTATATCCGATTGTCTAGGTGGCTACAGAGAGAGGGAAACGCCTGGCCCCATTCCGAACCCAGAAGCTAAGCCTCCCATCGCTGATAATACTGCACCTTTCAGGTGTGGAAACGTAGGTCGCCGCCTAGTTATCGGATTTATCCTTCCTTTCAAATCTTTACAATCAACTCTCTCTTTTTATAACGCTTATTTTACCTCTTTTATGTAGAGTGATTCTGCCTTTTGAAATCCGTTTTTAATAATTGATAGATTTAATTCACTATCGCTTTCATTAAAAGAAAACAATATATTTTTGCATAGGTTCATTTTTGCAAAATCTATAAGATAAGATAACATCTCCATAGTATATTGAAGATTTTTTTTATCTTTTATGCTTATAAGCTCGTATATATGTAAATGTTTTTTATATTTTAGATTTGTTTCTATTTTTATGCCGGCGTACGTCGTGGCTCTATTATCATCAATGAGAGTTATAATCTTATAATTCTCTTTTTTCATCTCATAGACTAAATCTTCGAACTCTTTATAACTTATCTCTTCTTTTTCATGTTGTAATATTTCATATGCCGTATATAGCTCGGTCAATATTATTTCTCTTATTTGCATCTTTTTATCTTTTCATAGCCTAGGATTGTACCCGAGTACAATATCTTAATTTGCTTTATTATTTTATTATAGCGTTGATTAATTGTATATGAGGAGTCTGAGATGGCGGCAGTTATTGGAAAAGTAGAAAGTATAGACGGTAAGTTTTATGCAAAAAGTGCAGACGGTTCTTTGAGGGTTCTGACAAAAGGCGATCAAATCTTGGAAGGTGAGATTGTTATCGGTGATAAATCGAATTCTTCCACCGACAGTATAATCGTCACGGGAACAGACGGAACGGATATCGTACTGCTTGGTGATAATGCACAGCTTTTTGATGCATCTTTGTCGTCCGAGCCGTTTTCTCAAGATGAAGTAGCTAGCAATCATGATTCAATAACGAATATTATTACCAAATATGGTGCTGATGTTAATATCGACGATATTCAAACGGCTGCCGGAACAGATGGTGTATCGATGGTCGAATCTACAGACAGTGTAAAAGCGGATTTCCATGAGATAGGACTAAAAGCGGATTTTCATAAGATAGATATAAATAATGTTTTCTTAAATATAAACGCTTCATTAAGAGATCCTCATATAGCACAATCTTCTTTTGATGTAAACGACAAAAGCAATCTCGATTCAAACATAAATACAATAGCATTACAAAATAATCTATTTAATAAAGATGTGAGTTTAAGCGGACTTACTTCAAGTTTAGAAAATTCATCCAATTCAAATAGTACCACGGATACTATTACCAATATAGATACGCCTACTATTATCGGTACGACAGA is a genomic window containing:
- a CDS encoding type II secretion system protein, whose translation is MKRSAFTMLELVFVIVVIGILAAIFIPKFAQNKLSEAANQVISHIRYTQHLALMDDKYDANDAHWYQKRWQIFFAKTGGSGNKWAYTIYSDSNNYDGVPNPTEIALNPLDKTKRLTGGYSVGTVAYGDSDASDKLNLGNEYGITNITFSSNCSGSGLRISFDHLGRPMYDGPHKLDAPYTDGGASKLIQKDAGGNPCIITLTRSSESTQIAIEPETGYVHIQ
- a CDS encoding GNAT family N-acetyltransferase, which encodes MQIREIILTELYTAYEILQHEKEEISYKEFEDLVYEMKKENYKIITLIDDNRATTYAGIKIETNLKYKKHLHIYELISIKDKKNLQYTMEMLSYLIDFAKMNLCKNILFSFNESDSELNLSIIKNGFQKAESLYIKEVK